TTTTTACTTGCATGTGCAGCAACCCTGGAAGGATGTATGAGGGAGGTGGGGAACTGACAAATGAGGGAAAGGGTAGGGGAAGAGTTTCCGTTGTAGACATTTAAAATCATCTGGGTTATGAATGTATTACATTTGCAGCCATTAAATTGTTGGCCAGGGAATGACGCTAGTAGTCAGTATCTCCTTTGAGGTACTCTTGAGACGTAGAAGGGTTGTGAAATGTCTTAGGGGTAGACTGCCCAGACAGGGAAGATTGCTTCTGCTTTTCCAGAGCTGACATCATCTCTCCAGTCCCAGTATCCAGTGCTTGGGCTGGCACACAGCAAGTAGGGAACTCCTATTTGCAAATGGGGGTAGAGCCAAGAAGGAGCAGGAGGGAAGGAATTTAAAACCACAGTCTGTGGGGCATCCTTGCTATTACACTGTTTGCCAGTAGGGGGAACACTAACCAGTACATGGATCCAGGACTTGCGTTCCTCTTGTGAGCTTGCCTTCCTCCTATGAGCTAGCCTTCCAAACAAATGATCAGTTCTTAACTCATAATTAGTttgctttcctttaaaaaaaaaactagctaaCTAATTTCCTGGACATGTTCGAAGTAACCAGGGTGGACTCATATTCCTGTCCAAAGCAGGGATTAGCTGTTTTGCTAGTTATTGGGGGGGCATTATGGGCATGTGTATGGTTTCTGTATAGCTTGTTAAAATACTTCAGAACAACTCATCAGCTCTTCATGGCTCTGGTGTGAGACCTCTGGATTTGGGGATCCCAGGAGGGCTCATCTGGCAGCCATCGTGTCCCAGCTGACTCCCTGCTTAGCCGATTCAGTGTGGTGGTATCTTTGGGTAGCCTGGTTATCTGAGTCCTCTGAAGTTCTCAAGTGACCCACTGGGACCCAgtactttttcttcccttcactGAAGTAGGGTGTTTTAAGTGGTAGGAGAACTAAAACCACCTCAAGAACTTCCCAGCTGGGGGGACACAGCCCTTGGCCCCACTGATTTGCTCTCCCCAACAGGGCTTTCTCCTACCTGTCCCATACCATCCCTGACTTCACAGACAACTGCCTGATCAACATCATGAGGTGCGGAGAAGACTTCTTTGCGACCACAGAGACCAACTACATCAGGAAAATCAACCCACAGACCCTGGAAACCCTGGAGAAGGTATCAGCAAATCTACAACCAGCCTCGCTTCCTGGCTCTCAAAAGGGACCCTCTGGGGGAGGCCAGGAAGCCTGCAGGAACTCTCGGAGGAACACTCCTCTGATGCCCGTGGGTCTtgggctccccctactcagcactTAGCACTAGATTCTAGGCTTCCTTACGGCAGGGTCTGTGTCTTTTCATCTTCACGTTTGCATTCATTCCTAGGACTCCCGTAACAAAGTGacacaaactaggtggcttaaaacagcagaaatgtatcccctcacagttctggaggctggaagtctgaaaccatggtgtcagcagggccatgttcTCTCTCTCAAGTTTCTAAGGAAggtccttccctgcctcttccagtttctgcCTGGTTGCTCGTTGGTTTATAGGTGTCTCACTCCAATCTCTTGCAAAGATACAGATCATTGCATGATGACTCACCCTAAACCAGGATGACTTCgttttaacttgattactttTACACAGACCCTATTTCTTAAAAAAGGTATGGGGGTTAGGACTACAACCTCTTGTTGGAAGACTTAATTCAGTCACTAACAGTGTCCATAGCTCAATGGAACTATGACGAATAACTGGGCTGGATGGCCTGGGACTCACGGCAGCCCAGCCTTGTATTGCCCTGAAGAAGGAGACATTAGGCAGACAGCAAGGGTACAAAAATCAATGCCCAAGAAGCTACCTTTTCTGGGCAGAATGAAGTCAACATTTTCATGAAGATCAATAGACCCACTTTCGTTTTCTCCAGCTGGCTTTTCAAAGCCTCGATGTCTTTGCAGTGCATTTTAACGCTCTGTTAGAGGGAGTGCTTTTCTTAGCTGTGAAATTACGTTCAGCTCCTTCTAAGCGAGGTGGCATAGGTCCAACTGATGTACGCTTTCCACAGAGCTGCAGAGAGGAAATACTAGGAGAGAACAGGCATTGCCTGACTTTTGGCCAGAGGTTGTGCTATTCTGGGGGAGAAAGAGCAGACGGTTGCTCGGCCACCGCATTGTTCTAAGGTTGTGGCCTGTTCGGAGTGGAGGTCATCACTGAGCTCATTAGTCAAGTTTCCTTTTGACCAAATGCCTTTGTAATCTCTCCGTTCCCAGAATAACACTATGAGAGAGGCCACTGTGGAACGTGAAAGGGGAAAATTTAAGTGACTTCACCAGAATGACACAGAGAAATGGCCAAGATCAGCCCTAAGGCTGCCTCTCTTCCCTAATTGTTGCTTGGAGCCCTCTGCAGTGAGGCATCCGGTTTCCACGCTGAGGACTCCAGCAGGGCTAGGCAGCAGAATAGGAACAGCTGTCACAGAAAACACACATACCTGTCCAAGTCCCCTGTGACCTATTTGCCGTGAGAGGCCCTGTAAGGTTATATCAGGTCACGAGGAAACATCTTCTCTAAAGGTGATGTCTGCTTTATTTTCCAATCAGGAGATGTGCAGAAATAACCATCATCTCTCGGAACCTGGAATCAGCCAGCATTTCACAGGATTTCACCCTCTTCCCCTTTTAAAACCAGGTGGCTGTCACGTTTTGCAGGTTGATTATCGTAAATACGTGGCTGTAAATCTGGCAACATCGCATCCTCATTATGATGCAGCTGGAAATGTTCTCAACATAGGCACCTCCATCGTGGACAAGGGGAAGACGAAGTATGTGATCTTTAAGATCCCTGCCATGGTACCAGGTGGGTCATTCTAGGGTACCAAGTGGGTCGTTCTGTTAGTAAAGCCCAAACACCAAGGGCCGCTCCTTTGGAAGAGTTCTGATTTTGGGCAGTAACATAAAACTCAACCTGACACTGGCCTTCATGGATGATTCAGAGGACCATGaactcacttttctttcttgGGAGAAAAGAGATGACACTGGGCTTCCTTTTGGAAGACATGAATCACTTTACTATTCCAACCTCCTTCTCTTTAGATTTCTGTTCATTAATGCATTAATTTACCCACTTTTTCATTAATCATCTACCTGTCAGTCCATTCATTAATCTGTTCatcgtccatccatccatccttccacctaCCCATCCACCTAACCATCCATCcttcccttcattcattcatttttcagttCTCTGACAAACCTTCGTATGCCAGGGCTGTGCTGCCCGCTTTCATCCCATCCCCTGAAGCCGGGCTCCCAGGGCTGTTCAGGGAGCTCAGCCCTGCTGGGATCCACTCCAGATCCCCACCCTGTTCTCCGGGCCTCTGGACCTCCTCCATTTAGGGCCGGAAAcctggcccagagcccaggatgaTTGTGATTGCATGTTTCTgacggggaggagggtggggctcCTAGCCATTATTTGTCCAGGACCCTCTTGGGAACCACACCCAGGAGACCAGGCCTCCGAGTTTGGCTGCTCAGGGCTCAGGAGACAGTGCATAATGACAAAGGTGCTTGGCCAGACTTCTGGTCTCAGAAGACGGGTTTCCATCTGTGATCCCTGCTGGCCCCTCTCCCCCACAGTTCTATAGAGCCTCCCGAGCAAGTTCCAGGCTCTGCTGGCCGATGTgagcccccaaggtcagggtacaAAGAGTATTCTTATTAAATGGAACTCCCATTAATTAAGCCAATAAAGGGACATACGGTCTGTCTCAGAATCCTAGAATGTCAGAGATGGGGGTGGTCCAGGCATCTGAGTTTGCCACCTCATGTTACAGAGGAGGACCAGGGGCCCCAGGGGGATCAGGTGACGTGCCTGGTCACACAGCTCACAGGAGCCACAACATCAGGAAGCAGGTACCCTCCACACACCTGCTCCAGGCTGGTGGCTTTTCTGGGGTTCAcacctgtctcctgcctcccaggccgggGTGCTCTTCCTTTCAGTTTGCTTTGTGTTCCATTTGTTTTGTGAGGAAAAGAACTACTCCACAACCCCGCAGCATCCCTCCCACCAGCCAGCTGTTTACAGGGTGTGCAGGTGGCCACAAGAAAGGTGGGGACGCTTGCAGGTAACTCATTATAACCCAGCCCCGGGCCTGGGTGGGGAGGCCTTTTGGCCAGCAGATGACTCATACTTGCAGGGGAATAAGAAAGCTGAACAGTCCTCAGCACCTTCCTGTTTGGGCGCTGGGCAAGGTACTTGGACTCCTGCGGTATTTCCTTCAGTCTGTCCCTTGCCTCTGAGGGGGAGAACTCCTAATGACAGAGGAGATAGCTAGGCTCAGGGGCTGTGTCGTCTTGGCTTCACCCTGTGCTTTTGGCCATAATGATGGACCGTCCCACCAAGCCTTagtttcccatctgcaaaatgggaatggtACAGCCAACCTTGACTGTCACCATAGGCACTTAGGCCAATTTCCAGGTATTTCAGAACAGGCAGTGCCAAGAGAAACTCATGGAAACCCTGTGAAATACGTGTCACATGATGGTTCTCAGCAAAGTATCAAAGCTTAAGCCTGGGAAGCTGGCCTGTCACCCAGGAGCTGGACGGAAATGCAGAGCCTCAGGCCCCGGCCCCACAGGCTGAGTCAGACTCCACATTTTGTCGTGACCTCCAGATAATCTGTACATGGGAAAGTTTAAGGAGCATTGCTCCAAGCAGGAGTTGGCAAACATCTTCTGTAAAGGGCCCCAGAATAAATATTTGAGGTTTTGCTGGCTGTATTGTCTGTGTTTCATCTGCTTAACAATGAATCTCAAAAGCAAAGCAGGCATGGGCCCTGCAGAAAGGAGGCAGTGTGGCCAAGTTCCAGATGAACCTTTTTTTATAAAAGCAGGCAGAAGCTGGGTTAGCTCCAAGCCAGAGTGGCAGATGCCTGGCCCAGAGACCTAGTGGTCCCGAGGCCCAGAGGCCCAGTGATGTGATGGATTCAGATGCCGAACCAGATTTCACAGGAGTGGGCCTGCGTGGGAAGGGCCCTGTCCCTGGGTGGGCTAGGCAGCAGCCCTTGCCcccatttgcttgtcttctcaGCGTCCGGGTGGGTTTGAGGGCTCGGCTGCAGGAGACGGTGGCCTTGCTGTTCCGGTCCTGTGCTGTTCCTGAGGCTCACTTCTCTTCAGGGGCTGGGAAGAAGGGCCAGAGGCCCCTGAAGTACACGGAGGTGTTCTGCTCCATCACCGCCCGCTCCCTCCTCTCTCCGAGCTATTACCACAGCTTCGGAATCACAGAGAACTACATCATCTTCCTCGAGCAGCCTTTCAGGATGGATATCCTCAAGATGGCAACTGCCTACATCCGGGGAGTAAGCTGGGCTTCCTGCCTAGCTTTCCACGGGGAGGACAAGGTAAGGCCGGGCCGCAACCCCCTCTCCCCACAGGAGGATGGTCAGGGTGGAGGGATGGAGGCCAGCAGGCAGGAGGCGGCTTAGGGGGGGAGGCAGTGAGCTACCATGCAGTCTCCCCAGAGGCGTTAGCCAACCTTCCAGAGAGTTTTGAAGCCGGGATGATCCTTCAGAGTGGTCTCAAGTTAGGGCAAGGGGCCGGGCCTTTATGACCCCACGTGCATAGGTCAATAGATCAGACTATCCCGAGAAGAGCTTAGGGACATCAGCTGAGGCAGTCCCCACTCCTCAACAATGAAGGGACTGCTGCTCAGGCCTGACTGATGCCTGGGTTTCTCCAGCCTCCACCGTCCATCGCCAAGGCCCTTTCAGCCTCCCTGCAGCCACTGTCGGGAGCCAGGGAGAGGGTGCTGTAGATCATTTAGACATCACATTAGTGATAGAGTGTCCCACCGGATGGTGTAACAGAAACATCTTCACTTTGGGGAAACCTGAGTGGAGTGCTCCAAGCATATGTATGCATGCATGGACGTGTGCAAGTATGTGCACATACGGACCTTCCTGTGTATGTGTTATCTGTGTGTAAACACGTGTATATcaatatatgtgttcatgtatatgtgtatgtatgtatttttttgctgttctcattttttaaaggtaATCAAGAAATTCTCACTGTCATCTATTCAAACAGCACACAAGTGTAGAACGTACCCTAGCAggtccccttcccacctccctgtccccactcccccctccccacccagccccctcTCCAAAGGGCACCACAACCATCCGAcacctttctctttctgtgcACCAAGTGTGCATCTTCATGCACACAAATATATGTCCTGTTTGTGTCTGGCCACCTCTTTGAGGCCTTTCTTCTCAGGGAGGAGACTGAAGTGTTCAAGGAAACAAAGGGGTTAGGTGaggtccctcctctgctcagaacccttTTGTGATTTCCCATCTTCCTCAGAATAAGATCCAAAGGCTTCACTCACCAGCCTGTGAAGGCCCACACGCCCTCATCCTTCATCCCTGCTCAGGCAGCCGCCTCCGGTATCAAACCCCAGTCAAACATGttgctgcctcagggcctttgcactttctatcctgttcttcCCCAGATGGCTTCCTCCCTCAGTTAATCTAGGTCTCGCTCTACGCCCCCCATCCCTGAGGTCCTCCTATCACGGACTCTTCCGCCCCCTACCTTCATTTTCTCAGTTTTGCTCATCAGTCATACTTGACATGTTGTATATTTGATTACTGACAGCTGGCCTCAGCCCCACTGCAAAATGAACTCCATAAAAGTCAGGGCTTGGTTTTATTTGTCTCTCCAGCTGCCCCCAAATTGTGTGACATGCTGTAGGCCCTCTACATATATTTGTGGGATGAACAGCTGGGCACGGGGCCAGCAGGCAGCCGGCTGAAGTGGGCTTGTGCTGCAGAACCAGGGTCGTCCCGCTGGCAGGTGCGTCAGGGTCTCCAGTCTGCAGCCCCTGGTCCTGGAGAGTCCCACAGTGAGGAGAGAGCCCCCCcagggcagagcagagcagagagccCGAGGAAGGACTTTGGAAACCACCATCCCTGAGGCTGATCCAGGACTAGGTTTATGGGAAAGGAAAGCCTCAAAAAGGGAGGAAGAGGCAAGAAGCCAGAGGAAGTGGGGAAAGGACAGCCTGGAGTAGCCCCTCCCTCCTTTCAGGAGGAGGATGGTTGGGCCAGAGCtgccaaaaacaagaaaacaccACTTCCCCCTTGGATTAGGCAACTGGGCTGCAGATACAGCTAATTGCCACCCTGAGTGATACCAGCTGTGACACCCAGAGGTGTGTGCAGAGGCCTAATGAGCCAGCACCCACATGGGCTCCTTGACTGACCGGTCACTCAGCACTGCAGCCCTCCAGGGCAGCTGGCTTACtggggagacagcatctcagcAAACCTGAAAACTCAGGCAGCAGCCAAAGGTCAGGAGAGGGGACCCAGGAGCGGTTTCAGGTGCCCTGGCTGTGGATGCAACCTGAGGAGGTTTGAGGGCTAGTACCCGACTGGTTCTCCCCACTTTGGCCATTGCCAGGGAGCTGGCTGGTCGCTGCCCCCTGGAGTCACAGTCAAGTGAAGGTGGGGGAGAAGTGCACTCTCGGGGGCCTCCCCCAGACACTGTCCTGCTGGCGAGGCAGAGGTCCCACCTGCAgagctcccctcctccctccgtgCTCCTGAGTGGCTAGCACTCTGGAGGTGAGACAGAGAGGCTGAAAGGGGAGGGGACACTCCAGGGTCATGAGCAAATGGACGGCGGGGCTGGGTCTTGTCCCCTACCGGATGTGATGCCGCAGCGCAGGCCGGCAGAGGGACAGCTGATGCGCGTCTCCTTTCAGACTTACATTCACATCATTGACCAAAGGACCAGGAAGCCCGTGCTGACCAAGTTTTACACGGACCCCATGGTGATCTTTCATCACGTCAATGCCTACGAAGAGGACGGCTGCCTTCTGTTTGACGTCATCGCCTACGGGGACAGCAGCCTTTACCAACTCTTCTACTTGGCCAACCTGAACCAGAACTTCGAGAATAACTCCAGGCTCACCTCCGTCCCCACCCTCAAGAGGTTTGCGGTGCCCCTCCACGTGGACAAGGTAACGGCTCAAGTCCTGGGAGACGTAAGCCCACATAGGAAGTGACTTTGGCCCTAATTTCATTGACATTGAAATCCAAAATGAGCTGTTCTTAAAGAAAGACAGAgagtgcttttattatttttccaaatggcatGCATATTCCTGGTAGAAACTTTAGAAAGTATAGATTAagtaaaaagagggaaaaatcacCATAAACCCATTGTGGATATGTTTGTGTTGCTTCCCAAGTCTCTCTCTGTCCATGGAtaggtaggtagacagacagaaagacatacATACACATTAATATATTGATATATAAGTATATAGTATATGCATATCAGTATGTCTCAAAGCCATTAAAAATCATGTACCGTGTgattttttctctaaaattaagaactatataacatataataaatatatataaatatgtatttcctaATTTTAGAGGAGAAAATCATACAGTACATAATTTTTCACAActttaatgaaatataattcacataccgtacTATTCACCCATTTTCACTCAAAGGGTGTAATTCAGTGGCTTAGTGTATtcattcacagagttgtacaagCATCAGCAcaattgattttaaaacattttcctttcccccaaaagaaaccttGTACCCTTTAGCCATCAGTCCCCCACCAACCCCttcatcccccagccccagggaaccactgatctactttctatctctgagGATCTGCTGTTTCTAAACTTTTCAtgcaagtggaatcatacaagatACActcttttgtggctggcttctttctcttagcatGTTTTCAGAGTTCATTAGTGTTGTAGCGAGTATCAGTACCTCATTTCTTTTTCGTGGCTAAATAGGTACGTACTGTTGTGTGTACTGCTCTTTCTACCTATTTGTATATCTAAACATCGCTCCATGGCATCAAATACTCTTCTGTGACATCATTTTAAACATATTCCTGGCAGTCCGTGGTGGGGATTCATCACCACTTGCTTCCCCAGTTCCCGGATGCTGAACAACCTGGTTCTTACGTGAAAAACGACCACTAGGCCAGACATTACCCTCAATTAGGGTGATGCTGCCAAGGCTCTGGGCATGGTTTTGGAGGCTACAGAGGCTTCTGGCTCCAGAACTCACTGACTTCATGACTTAATTAATTTAAACGAAAccaaattcaattcaattcagtttTGATGGCTCATCTTTACGGAATTCTCTCACGTGCCAGGTACTTCGCTAagcattttactttccttacctCATTTAATGAACAAAACAACCTATGGGAGAGATCCTTATGTCAGCctccttttatagatgaagaaactgaggctcagagaggttaaggaatgtGCCCATGGTCAAACAGCCcaatggcagagccaagatttgcTTTAAACCCATCCTTGTAGCTGGTAAAGGGTATAACTCTGCTAATCTCCCCAGCAGTCCTAACTCCTGGGAATAACCCCAGACGGGCCACCCTAACCTTTCTCAGGACCACTCTCCCAGCTCCTTGATTCAGGAGTTCAGGTACCTCCCAACCAGCAGGCCGGGGACCTGCATTTGAACCCAACTTTGTCCATCTCCAGAGTTGgatccttctccctctctccagcATTGCCCCATCCACAgtcatctgtgtgtctctgtcttgATTTTCACCCTATTTCCTATCACCTCTAACATTTACAAAATCTTGTTTTCTTGTAAATTAACTCACTCTTTCCTTAAGTCATTTGAAAGCAAACAAATCACAACCTCATGTGAAGCCAGCAGAGTGTGTGAGCTTGAAGCCCTGGAGATAAAGCACAGGTCTTAAACTCTTGCCTGATGCTGTTGCTCTTGCCAAGATCTGGTCTCTCTGGTCAAGAGAACATTGAAAAAGCATTAGGTGTTAAAGACATAGTGGCACCTGAGACTCTCCTTGACCCAGTGAGAATGATTGGAAGAGAACAGGGGATTAACTTTCTCCCCCTGTGATTCAGGGCTATTGAGTGAACAGACGTGTCCCACAAAATCATCGTCTGAGCCTGGGCCCCTGCGCCCCCTGCTCTGGGGAGTCCCGCGGTGCAGTGCCCTGGAGCGTCTCCTGGTTCCAGGATGCAAGGAGGGTGTCACAGGGCACACAGATGGCAAATCCCGAGACCTGGCCCCTGCCTTACAGAGACCTCAGCCTGAGGGTGATGACAAAAAGGGAGCACTCCCTCCCGCTGCCCACACACCATGAGATTTTATGACCTTTTCTCCAGCTCCAGAAACGGTTTGCTTCCTTGGAGCCAAGCTAAGAAGTTTAGCATGTATATCTTAAAAAGGCACCACATGAGCCACCTGCCGCTTTGAAACCAGCGAGGCAGAGTGAGTGCTGGGAGGGACAGCTCTGGCCACgctttttaattgctatttattGTCCCTTAAAAACATCTCCTTGCTTCACTTTCAAGTTGCCCCACCTGCCTGTTGAGATGGGAAAGTCGAGCAGGCGGACACGGCCTATGTGTCCAGATCCGGTGGCTCCAATTCCACCCCATCCAAAGGCTCATTAGGGAAGGGACTTGGGCGATGCCGCCCTTTCTCAAATGCCCTTCATTCTGAGGCCTTGGCACATAGCTTTCTCTCTGCCTGCAACCCTGTTCTCTTCCCGCTAGACTTTCACACCTGTCCCAGCTGTGCAGGTTGGATTCATCTGGGGCCTCTGAGACCAGCGTAGTGAAGGCAGAACCTCCAGGGAGGGGTACAGGGGTGGCTGTGGCTCAGACACCACCCTCCTGGTGTGAGGGATTCTAATTCCCAGCCAGGGAGCAAATTGCTGTTCATCTTTCTGGTCTGGTCGCAACTCCCTCAACAAGTTTGTATATTCTGATGGCTCCTGCAGCTCTTGGCTCACACTGATCTCAGGTGCAGCGAACTTGTTCAGTCACCTCTTCCAGTGAAAGCTCCCAGCGGGCCGGGACTCTGCGTCTCATTAGCAGTTTATCCCCTGTGCCAATCACAGGGTCCAGCACAGAGAGGGTTCTCACTAAGCCCTTAAATAttttacatgaatgaatgaaaaaggtgAAGCAAGGTCTCTCAAAGGGCACAAGGTCTTCCTTTAGCCTTTGGAATATTTTCCATGTGGAGAGTGCCTTCCACATAGAAAGGGCCCTAGTGAAGCATGTTCAGAAGCCAGGGGCCTCCCAGCTGCCCCAGATTCTCTTGTGTTTGGGCCAGTTGGGGTCAAGGGCAGGACGGGCCCATTGGCACCCTCAGCCTGTTTGTATAGGCAGGCGTGGGGGTTGGtgaaggcagggcagggcaggccgcAAGGGACGTGGGTGGTGCAGACAGTGCCAGCCAGCCGCCATGGTCTCGTCAGGCAGGGCTCCGTGTGCTGCCTCCAGGAATGGGCTGGGGCTGGCATCTTGGGCCTAGAAAGGGTGGCTTCAACTCCCGGCTCAGTAGATTTGGTTTTCACCTTGTCCTCAAATGCAAAAATGAAGACCCAATAATAAGAGAAGCCGCCATTTCTCCCAGAGCTCACGCTGTTCCAGGTCCTATGTTAGGTGCCTTTTCTGTTCTTAGACCCAGAGGGGCCCTTGCTCTGGCCTTGGTACTTTGGGGATCCTGATTTGGCCTTTCTCCAGCAATGTCGCTTCTCCACAGGGTGAGGAGCTCACAGGGCCACAAGGTGCCCACCCAGAGCAGCATCCTCCCGACCCCAACCATGACTGGCTAACTGGGATCCCTGAATTCCCTGCACACATGCCCCTAGCCTGCCTGCCACGCCTGCCTGCCATGCCTGCCTGTCCTCTTAAGGGCAGGATGTGCTGCTGGTGCACCGGCCTCCAGCCCACAAGGTAGGCCAGGGCTGGCTGGGGCCTCTGTGCAGTTGGAAGGCAAGGTTTTAGGTGGGGATCCCGGGCCTACCCTGTTTCTGCCACTCAAGTCTGGCTCAGAAGGCCAAGGAGTCCTGGAATTCTAAACCCACTCTCAAATGCTTTGCATGCTTCTCACCTTATCTGTGTGACAGTCCTCAGAGTTATT
This genomic interval from Vicugna pacos chromosome 9, VicPac4, whole genome shotgun sequence contains the following:
- the BCO1 gene encoding beta,beta-carotene 15,15'-dioxygenase isoform X3: MHTVGETRYNHWFDGLALLHSFTIRDGEVYYRSKYLRSDTYNSNIEANRIVVSEFGTMAYPDPCKNIFSKAFSYLSHTIPDFTDNCLINIMRCGEDFFATTETNYIRKINPQTLETLEKVDYRKYVAVNLATSHPHYDAAGNVLNIGTSIVDKGKTKYVIFKIPAMVPGAGKKGQRPLKYTEVFCSITARSLLSPSYYHSFGITENYIIFLEQPFRMDILKMATAYIRGVSWASCLAFHGEDKTYIHIIDQRTRKPVLTKFYTDPMVIFHHVNAYEEDGCLLFDVIAYGDSSLYQLFYLANLNQNFENNSRLTSVPTLKRFAVPLHVDKNAEVGSNLIKLPSTTARALKEKDDQVYCQPELLLEGLELPRINYAHNGKRYRYVFAAEVQWSPIPTKIIKYDVLTKSSLKWGEEHCWPAEPLFVPTPGARDEDDGIILSAIVSTDPQKLPFLLVLDARTFTELARASVDVEMHLDLHGLFISDADWGTGKHPSWEEQDGASDGHVAPQT